The following is a genomic window from Pseudomonas promysalinigenes.
CCGGGAGCATCACTTTGTGCGGCAAGCAGCTTCAGCACGACCGCCAGCTCTTTGCCTGTATGGATATCGGGCAGGTGAGCCAGAATCATCCGGCGCAGCACCGCAGGTGTTTCCGAAAAGCTGCGGGCCTCCCAGAGGGTCAGGCGCAGGCCAAGGTCGTTGGGTTGAAGTTTCCAGGCATCGGTCAGGTAGCGCGTGGCCAATGCAGGCTGGCCTTGCGCCAACAGGCTACGCCCCACCAACGCGTGGATATCTGCCCGGTCGGGCAAAGCCTTGGCGGCATTGGCAAAAAATAAAAAAGCCAGCTGGGGCTTCTGCGGCATGGCCGCGATGCCTTTCCATACGAGTGCTTCGGCCCGGTACTCGGGAATCTGCAACGCACGTTCGAGTGCAGTTGCCGCCGCGTCGTGCTCATTGGCCTGACGGTGGCGGTGGAAGATGTCCATGAGCGTTTCTCGCCCATGGTCGAGTTGTCTGGACATAAGCTTGGCTTGGCTACAAAAAATAAAAAGAAGGGCGACTCGAGAGCCGCCCCCTTTGCCATACGCCCGGCCTTGCGGCCGGGTGTACGTTGCGCTACGGCAGGGCTAGTTACACCTGGCCGTGCAGTACAACGACGTTGTCGATGTGGTCTGCAGCTTCGGCGGAACCAACGATGCCCAGGGCGACGTCGGCGTGGGAAACGCCTGCAGCCAGAGCTTCGGTCCATGCGGCCTTGCCAGCTGTGTCGGCTTCGCGACCCAGAGCGGACTGGTACAGGGAGTCGACGAAGTCGCTGTTGGACTTGTCGGTAGCTTCAGCCGAACCAACGATGGCCTTGGCAACTTCTGCGCGGCTTGCACCGTTGAACAGAGCTTCTACCCAAGCGTTCAGGCCAGCTTCTTCGGCGTCACGGCCCAGTACGTTGGAGTACAGGTCGTTCACGAAGGTAGCGTTGGAAGCGTCCAGCTCCTGAGCTTCAGCCGATACTGCGATAGCAGCAGCGACGTCAGCCAGCGAGCCGCCAGCAGCCAGCACTTCTTGCCATACCTGAGTGCCGCCTTCTTCAGCGTTACGACCCAGCAGAGCGTTGTACAGCTCGTTGATGTCGGTAGCGTTGTTGGCGCCGGCGAACTCGGAGGAGTTCAGGAAGGTGTTAGCGATGTCAGTCAGCGAAACGCCAGCGTTGACAGCTTCAACGAAGTTCTTCGCGCCAGCCAGGTCAGCGTCACGACCCAGGATGCCTTGGTACAGGCGCAGGGCGGCTGCTTCTTCGTCGCTGTGAGCCAGGGCTACAGTTTCGGTGGTGTCACCGTTAACGAAGGTCAGGAACTCAGCGTCAGTGATGGCGGCAGTTTGGTTGCCGGTCAGGTTGACGTTGAAGTTGTTGCCGACGGTGAAGGTGTAGTCGTCGCGCGAACCGTCCAGCTGGACGACGTCGTAGCCAGCACCGGCGTTGACGATGTCAGCGTGGTTGCTACCGCTCAGGATGATGGTGTCATCGCCCGAACCGGTGGTCACGTTGTTGTTGCCCAGGCCAGCGATAACGGTATTGTTGCCGTTGCCGGTCACGATGGTGTCGTTGCCGTCGCCAGCGTCGATCAGGGTGTTCTGGTCGCCTTTGACAGTGATGACGTCGTCACCGTTGCCAGTTGCAACTACCAGCTCGATCGCCGAAGTATCAACGGCAGCTGGAGCGATGGCAGCAGCGAAGGTTTGAACGTCGCCAGCAGCTGCTTGACCTTGCAGGTCAACAACCAGGTTGGCATCGCTCTGCAGCACGTAGGCGCTAACGCCAGCGGCTTCGGCAGCAGCCAGGTCAACGACGACTTGGTCACCTTTAGCGCCTTCGACTTCGCCGATAACGACGTCAGCTTGGCCGGAAGTCGGCAGCTGAACAACGTTACCTTCGATACCAGCGATGTTTACGGTTTCAACGGTGTCCAGGTTCAGTAGGCTGCTGATGGCAGCGATGGTGTTTTCGGACAGGTTGGCGCTTTCGGCGGTCAGGGTGTCTTGCAGATCGCTGCTCGACTGAGGGCTATCGTATTGCATGATGTATTCCTGTTACTTCAGGCCAATTGGCCCGCTGCAATAGTATTCTGCTGAGACGCAGAGTTTTCCCACGGAGACTTAAGGCGGGCAGCGTTCATCTTCGTTACGGGTGTTAGGGCGAGGTGCAAGGCCACCAGCGGCTCGTTGCCGGTGGGGCCGTGCATCATCTGATTTGCGACCAGGCGTTGTGGTTCCGTATTTTTGAAAACAACAAGGCCAGTCAATTCGTAATGCTTGCGCAGCGGGCCTACCAGGCTGAAACCAACACAGATCAGCGGTAGCCCCTGGCCACGGGCACCTACCACGGTGCCTGTCGATACATTGCGGCATGGCCCGGAGCCGGCCACCATGCAGGTGTAAAGAAGATCGACACCCACCGGCTTTTCTGCCCAGTCGATGGCGAAGGAGTCGATGAATTCATCAGCACCGGGTTCGCCTACCCAGCCTTCGCTGGACGCGACTTCACCGCTCTGGCTCAGGTGAGCGGTGAGGGTGATGGGCAGTGGCTTGCTGCTGGCGGCAATGGCTTGCGAAGGGTCGCTGCTGGCCACTACTGCGAAAGTACGCATGATGGCGGGGGAGGTGTCGATGCGATCGATGCGCAGGTCCACAGGTTCGATCACTTCATCGAACATGTGATACTCGGTGATCAGTACGGTTGCTACCCCGGCTTTGACCCTAGCGACGATAGTGTCGCCAAGCTTGGTCAGCATGTTTTTGCTGACACCCTCTGCGGGGAAGAAATCAATCGAGCCTTTGCCTAGGGGCGCTTGCTGTAACGCGATGCATACAGGCTTGTCAGCCGGGGGCTGAGAGGCGTACCTGAAGATATACATGCCCGGTTCGAGCAGCGTGACCCGTGAGCTGATTTTCAGGCCGTCAAGGGTCTGCGAAGGGATAGACATGGCGTTGTTAAGCTCCTTTTAAGCAAAAACACTGGCAGCTAACGTGCTCAAACCCGTGCATACACTGAACGGCCATCGATGGCTCCTTGCGAGTGGCGAAGATGCCGCCGGAGGGGGAGGATGTCAACCAAGAAATCTAAAAAAAAATTCATGTCTGTAGGGAACTTAGCTATAAGGAACGGGATCTTTGAACGTTTTTTTTTCTTAACTGAGTGCCATGCTAGGATTCTCTAGTAGTCAAAAAAAATCAGTAAATTCATATGCTTGTATTTTTTTTGCGCTT
Proteins encoded in this region:
- a CDS encoding DUF4214 domain-containing protein encodes the protein MQYDSPQSSSDLQDTLTAESANLSENTIAAISSLLNLDTVETVNIAGIEGNVVQLPTSGQADVVIGEVEGAKGDQVVVDLAAAEAAGVSAYVLQSDANLVVDLQGQAAAGDVQTFAAAIAPAAVDTSAIELVVATGNGDDVITVKGDQNTLIDAGDGNDTIVTGNGNNTVIAGLGNNNVTTGSGDDTIILSGSNHADIVNAGAGYDVVQLDGSRDDYTFTVGNNFNVNLTGNQTAAITDAEFLTFVNGDTTETVALAHSDEEAAALRLYQGILGRDADLAGAKNFVEAVNAGVSLTDIANTFLNSSEFAGANNATDINELYNALLGRNAEEGGTQVWQEVLAAGGSLADVAAAIAVSAEAQELDASNATFVNDLYSNVLGRDAEEAGLNAWVEALFNGASRAEVAKAIVGSAEATDKSNSDFVDSLYQSALGREADTAGKAAWTEALAAGVSHADVALGIVGSAEAADHIDNVVVLHGQV